CAGTGAATGGAACGTGCCGATAGTCTCCTGTGAGTTCGTCGATTCAGGAGTCTATCGCGTGCAAACGACCGACGATGCCAAGCCGGAACCCAAGCCGGAACCGACGATCTGGGCGGTTCCCGACGACATGTGGGAGATCATCGAGGAGATTCTGAGCCGCGAGTATCCTCGACATCGGCAAGACCGCAAGCGTGTACCGCTTCGCCCGGTGTTGGACGGGGTTGTCTACAAGCTGCGCACCGGCTGTCAGTGGAATCGAATCCCCAAGGAATACGGTGACGACAGCACGATCCATCGCCATTTCCAGGCGTGGTGCGCAATGGGTATCTTCGATGCCATCTGGCGTCCGCTACGGTTCAACAAGGGGTGCGAGGCGGCATTCGAGGATTGCGGGTTCGACCCGAACGTCGAGTTCACGGACGAACCCATCGACTACATCTTCCGCAATCATCCCTATGACTATGCTGGGTGACATCTCGCTGTCCTCGCGTTGCTCGTGGTACACACCGTGGAGCATGACGGCGTCAGGGAAAGCTGCGGTATGAGCGAAGCCCTGCGAACGGTTCGCGAAGTCCATGAGCACGCATCTGTGGCAGAAATCCAAAGAGCGAAATCGAGGCCGATAGGAGAGTCGCCAGATGACGCAGAGAACGCCCGTTCCGATTCCTGATGGAGTGCGGGTCGACAGAAACGACGACGACCTAGTGATCACCTATCAGCCTCGTTGGGCAAGCGGGTTTACGGCGCTGTTGGCGGCTTTCTGCTTGCCGGATTTGCGGCCGCTTGTTGCTGGCTTTATAGCATC
This DNA window, taken from Candidatus Poribacteria bacterium, encodes the following:
- a CDS encoding transposase — its product is MPIVSCEFVDSGVYRVQTTDDAKPEPKPEPTIWAVPDDMWEIIEEILSREYPRHRQDRKRVPLRPVLDGVVYKLRTGCQWNRIPKEYGDDSTIHRHFQAWCAMGIFDAIWRPLRFNKGCEAAFEDCGFDPNVEFTDEPIDYIFRNHPYDYAG